One Spinacia oleracea cultivar Varoflay chromosome 4, BTI_SOV_V1, whole genome shotgun sequence DNA segment encodes these proteins:
- the LOC110792570 gene encoding ultraviolet-B receptor UVR8 isoform X1 has protein sequence MWTRACSQFFKLSYRNKNLGLGLGFCTRCYSTAEKGKRFAALWGNGDYGRLGLGSVDSQWRPVICSAFNGDSVRSIACGGAHTLFLTESGRVYASGLNDFGQLGISDDKNYAMEPVEVSGIEKEIKHVSAGYCHSCAITVDGELYMWGKNSNGQLGLGKSAPKAVSTPSKIECLTGIIIEMAALGSEHSIAVTDEGATLSWGEGNSGRLGHDRQSGLFNFLSSRSEYSPRLVKRLEGIKVNTVAAGLLHSACIDENGNVFIFGERKLHKLNFGKSDDVTGPSMLSELPISEEVTCGGYHTCVITRNGDLYTWGSNENGCLGIGCTDVIHSPERVEGPFLRQSVSKVSCGWKHTAAISADGYVFTWGWGGSHGTFSVDGHSSGGQLGHGTDVDYIEPTVIDLGSDVKAVEVSCGFNHTGAIFEYK, from the exons ATGTGGACTAGAGCATGCTCCCAATTTTTCAAATTATCTTATCGCAACAAAAATCTAgggttaggattaggattttgtACGAGATGTTATTCTACTGCAGAAAAAGGGAAGCGATTTGCTGCTCTTTGGGGAAACGGAGATTACGGGAGATTGGGGCTTGGGAGCGTCGATTCTCAATGGAGGCCTGTAATTTGTTCTGCATTCAATGGCGATAGTGTTCGCTCTATCGCTTGCGGCGGTGCTCACACTCTTTTTCTTACAG AATCTGGGCGTGTTTATGCCTCTGGGCTCAATGATTTCGGACAGCTTGGGATTTCGGATGATAAGAATTACGCAATG GAGCCAGTTGAAGTTTCTGGAATTGAGAAAGAAATCAAACATGTTTCAGCTGGTTATTGTCACTCATGTGCAATTACAG TGGATGGGGAGCTCTACATGTGGGGAAAGAACTCTAATGGTCAGCTTGGGCTTGGGAAGA GTGCACCAAAAGCAGTCTCAACACCATCAAAAATTGAATGCTTGACAGGGATCATCATTGAAATGGCTGCTTTAGGTTCAGAGCATTCTATTGCTGTTACTG ATGAAGGTGCCACCTTGAGCTGGGGTGAGGGTAATTCTGGAAGACTTGGTCATGACCGTCAATCGGGCTTGTTCAATTTCCTAAGCAGCAGGAG TGAATATTCTCCAAGGCTTGTCAAGAGACTTGAAGGAATCAAG gTCAATACAGTTGCTGCTGGCTTACTGCATTCTGCTTGTATTGATG AAAATGGCAACGTCTTTATTTTTGGTGAGAGAAAATTACACAAGCTT AACTTTGGAAAATCTGACGATGTTACTGGACCATCAATGCTCTCGGAACTGCCAATATCTGAAGAAGTTACCTGTGGTGGTTATCACACCTGTGTTATAACAA GAAATGGAGACTTGTATACATGGGGTTCAAACGAAAATGGCTGTCTTGGCATTGG GTGTACAGATGTCATTCATTCCCCAGAGAGAGTTGAAGGTCCTTTTCTAAGGCAGTCAGTCAGTAAG GTTTCTTGTGGGTGGAAACACACAGCTGCCATTTCAG CAGATGGCTATGTTTTCACATGGGGATGGGGAGGTTCTCATGGAACATTTTCCGTGGATGGTCATTCTTCCGGTGGACAGTTG GGCCATGGAACTGATGTTGATTACATTGAGCCAACTGTCATTGATCTTGGCAGCGATGTGAAGGCAGTAGAAGTATCCTGTGGATTCAATCACACTGGTGCCATATTTGAATACAAGTAA
- the LOC110792570 gene encoding ultraviolet-B receptor UVR8 isoform X2, producing MWTRACSQFFKLSYRNKNLGLGLGFCTRCYSTAEKGKRFAALWGNGDYGRLGLGSVDSQWRPVICSAFNGDSVRSIACGGAHTLFLTESGRVYASGLNDFGQLGISDDKNYAMEPVEVSGIEKEIKHVSAGYCHSCAITVDGELYMWGKNSNGQLGLGKSAPKAVSTPSKIECLTGIIIEMAALGSEHSIAVTDEGATLSWGEGNSGRLGHDRQSGLFNFLSSRSEYSPRLVKRLEGIKVNTVAAGLLHSACIDENGNVFIFGERKLHKLNFGKSDDVTGPSMLSELPISEEVTCGGYHTCVITRNGDLYTWGSNENGCLGIGCTDVIHSPERVEGPFLRQSVSKVSCGWKHTAAISDGYVFTWGWGGSHGTFSVDGHSSGGQLGHGTDVDYIEPTVIDLGSDVKAVEVSCGFNHTGAIFEYK from the exons ATGTGGACTAGAGCATGCTCCCAATTTTTCAAATTATCTTATCGCAACAAAAATCTAgggttaggattaggattttgtACGAGATGTTATTCTACTGCAGAAAAAGGGAAGCGATTTGCTGCTCTTTGGGGAAACGGAGATTACGGGAGATTGGGGCTTGGGAGCGTCGATTCTCAATGGAGGCCTGTAATTTGTTCTGCATTCAATGGCGATAGTGTTCGCTCTATCGCTTGCGGCGGTGCTCACACTCTTTTTCTTACAG AATCTGGGCGTGTTTATGCCTCTGGGCTCAATGATTTCGGACAGCTTGGGATTTCGGATGATAAGAATTACGCAATG GAGCCAGTTGAAGTTTCTGGAATTGAGAAAGAAATCAAACATGTTTCAGCTGGTTATTGTCACTCATGTGCAATTACAG TGGATGGGGAGCTCTACATGTGGGGAAAGAACTCTAATGGTCAGCTTGGGCTTGGGAAGA GTGCACCAAAAGCAGTCTCAACACCATCAAAAATTGAATGCTTGACAGGGATCATCATTGAAATGGCTGCTTTAGGTTCAGAGCATTCTATTGCTGTTACTG ATGAAGGTGCCACCTTGAGCTGGGGTGAGGGTAATTCTGGAAGACTTGGTCATGACCGTCAATCGGGCTTGTTCAATTTCCTAAGCAGCAGGAG TGAATATTCTCCAAGGCTTGTCAAGAGACTTGAAGGAATCAAG gTCAATACAGTTGCTGCTGGCTTACTGCATTCTGCTTGTATTGATG AAAATGGCAACGTCTTTATTTTTGGTGAGAGAAAATTACACAAGCTT AACTTTGGAAAATCTGACGATGTTACTGGACCATCAATGCTCTCGGAACTGCCAATATCTGAAGAAGTTACCTGTGGTGGTTATCACACCTGTGTTATAACAA GAAATGGAGACTTGTATACATGGGGTTCAAACGAAAATGGCTGTCTTGGCATTGG GTGTACAGATGTCATTCATTCCCCAGAGAGAGTTGAAGGTCCTTTTCTAAGGCAGTCAGTCAGTAAG GTTTCTTGTGGGTGGAAACACACAGCTGCCATTTCAG ATGGCTATGTTTTCACATGGGGATGGGGAGGTTCTCATGGAACATTTTCCGTGGATGGTCATTCTTCCGGTGGACAGTTG GGCCATGGAACTGATGTTGATTACATTGAGCCAACTGTCATTGATCTTGGCAGCGATGTGAAGGCAGTAGAAGTATCCTGTGGATTCAATCACACTGGTGCCATATTTGAATACAAGTAA